One Deinococcus fonticola genomic region harbors:
- a CDS encoding helix-turn-helix domain-containing protein, whose translation MDEYNALTDASTAIRVQLARMGMNQADLARKLGILPGTVSRALAGSPMDERSKTWPAILDALGLEVIIRPKS comes from the coding sequence ATACAACGCGCTAACAGATGCTTCAACCGCTATTCGTGTACAGCTTGCCCGCATGGGCATGAATCAGGCCGATCTGGCCCGCAAGCTGGGCATTCTGCCCGGCACCGTCAGCCGTGCCCTGGCAGGTTCACCAATGGATGAACGCTCTAAAACGTGGCCCGCCATTCTTGACGCCCTGGGCCTAGAAGTCATCATTCGCCCCAAATCGTGA
- a CDS encoding tyrosine-type recombinase/integrase, producing the protein MVKRANGEGTLSKRKDKSGKVIGWRAGVTVGYKPDGSQDRRWVSGKTQAEVQEKLRALQSEIHTGMLSDTEGLTVAAYLTRWYESKERAGVKPNTVQSYRDTGRLYIVPHIGRVKLEKLRPLDVEHMLSGMTKAGKSPQLLAYALRVLKMALRQAVRWQMLPRNVAEGITAPRFHRQEMQVWTAEQVAAFLDVSQEHRLHAVFYLALMTGMRRGELLGLKWRDIDWEKARLTVRNNLVAARYEAEEGRKLHGKPVLSKRELTLQTPKTAGSRRTIVLSPGTIAKLKEHQARQEAEKANAAEAWSCEGYVFASELGTPTDPRSLGRAYSHIVRKAGVPPIRFHDLRHTAASLMIHRKIPPKVVSERLGHADVAFTLRVYAHLYDDQREEAAFDLSDLFPRSGGAPN; encoded by the coding sequence ATGGTTAAACGCGCCAATGGAGAAGGAACGCTGAGTAAGCGTAAAGACAAGTCCGGTAAGGTGATCGGCTGGCGTGCTGGCGTCACTGTGGGATACAAGCCGGACGGTTCCCAGGATCGCCGCTGGGTGAGCGGTAAGACTCAGGCAGAAGTGCAGGAAAAGTTACGCGCCCTTCAATCCGAGATTCACACGGGGATGCTGTCCGATACGGAAGGGCTAACGGTGGCCGCCTACCTGACGCGCTGGTACGAGTCGAAAGAACGGGCGGGCGTGAAACCGAACACTGTCCAGTCCTACCGGGACACCGGACGGCTGTACATCGTGCCGCACATTGGGCGGGTGAAGCTGGAGAAGTTGCGTCCCTTGGACGTGGAACACATGCTGAGCGGCATGACGAAGGCAGGGAAATCGCCTCAACTGCTGGCCTATGCGCTGCGGGTGCTGAAAATGGCTTTGCGTCAGGCGGTGCGTTGGCAAATGCTCCCCCGGAATGTCGCTGAGGGCATCACAGCCCCACGTTTTCACCGCCAGGAAATGCAGGTATGGACGGCTGAGCAGGTGGCGGCCTTCCTTGACGTGTCACAGGAACATCGCCTTCACGCGGTCTTCTACCTGGCCCTGATGACCGGAATGAGGCGCGGGGAACTGCTGGGCCTGAAGTGGCGTGACATTGACTGGGAGAAGGCCCGGCTGACGGTAAGGAACAACCTTGTGGCGGCCCGCTATGAGGCAGAGGAAGGGCGGAAACTGCACGGGAAGCCCGTCCTGTCGAAGCGGGAACTGACCCTTCAGACACCCAAGACAGCAGGATCACGGCGCACCATTGTTCTTTCCCCCGGCACAATAGCGAAACTCAAGGAACATCAGGCCCGGCAGGAGGCAGAAAAGGCCAACGCGGCTGAAGCCTGGTCGTGTGAAGGGTACGTGTTCGCCTCAGAACTGGGCACGCCCACCGACCCGCGAAGCCTGGGCCGCGCATACTCGCACATCGTCAGGAAGGCGGGTGTGCCGCCTATCCGTTTCCACGACCTACGCCACACTGCCGCTTCTCTGATGATCCACCGGAAAATCCCGCCCAAGGTGGTGAGTGAACGCCTGGGGCACGCTGACGTGGCGTTTACCCTGCGCGTGTACGCGCACCTGTACGACGACCAGCGGGAAGAAGCCGCCTTCGACCTCAGTGACCTGTTCCCGCGCTCTGGTGGGGCACCCAATTAG
- a CDS encoding nitrilase-related carbon-nitrogen hydrolase: MPRHFRALAVQPKWHAHDFTSAAAFKAWMRSQLEMARPHLATNQPNLVVLTELNGLPLVLRGGRWATPLGTFQRVAAALFVGRLARTLPLMWREGVSPIRALQLADADANTRLYLHTCRDLAREYGVYLCCGSAPTPRYRLVGGQPRRAPGTLTNQTVILDPQGQLIGVADKVYLTPDEEAGGVDLTPGDLRELRVFPTPVGDLGVAISLDAFRPEVIGRLEEQGCTVLLQPDANGAPWTAKEGLPPDPANLRDQPVAWLESSWTASTRGRSIRYAVNPMVVGNLLDLTFDGQSAITGRAEDAPEPRSYALTSPRPGFLALTPWVTTGTPEHLRRAGRERAAGSGHPLENEYRTDVIWADLTLPATVLTLPARTAHEEALSAILGGQAPRNPSRVAPGLLAGLGILAYLSWRGLRKR, from the coding sequence ATGCCCCGCCACTTTCGCGCCCTTGCCGTGCAGCCCAAGTGGCACGCGCACGATTTCACCAGTGCCGCCGCCTTCAAAGCCTGGATGCGTTCACAACTGGAGATGGCCCGCCCGCACCTGGCGACGAACCAACCCAATCTGGTGGTGCTGACCGAACTGAACGGCTTGCCGCTGGTGCTGCGCGGCGGGCGGTGGGCCACGCCGCTGGGCACCTTCCAGCGGGTCGCGGCGGCCCTTTTTGTCGGGCGGCTGGCCCGCACCCTGCCCCTGATGTGGCGCGAGGGCGTGTCACCCATTCGTGCCCTGCAACTGGCGGACGCCGACGCCAACACGCGCCTTTACCTGCACACCTGCCGTGACCTGGCCCGTGAGTACGGCGTGTACCTGTGCTGCGGCAGTGCGCCCACGCCGCGCTACAGGCTGGTGGGCGGGCAGCCCAGGCGTGCCCCCGGCACCCTGACCAACCAGACGGTCATCCTTGACCCGCAAGGCCAGCTCATCGGCGTGGCCGATAAGGTGTACCTGACCCCCGACGAGGAAGCGGGAGGCGTCGACCTGACGCCCGGCGACCTGCGCGAGCTGCGGGTGTTTCCCACGCCCGTCGGCGACCTGGGGGTGGCCATCAGCCTGGACGCCTTCCGGCCCGAAGTGATCGGCCGCCTGGAGGAACAGGGCTGCACCGTGCTGCTGCAACCCGACGCCAACGGCGCCCCCTGGACAGCCAAAGAAGGCCTGCCGCCCGATCCCGCGAACCTCCGCGACCAGCCCGTGGCGTGGCTGGAATCCAGCTGGACGGCCTCCACCCGGGGCCGCAGCATCCGTTACGCCGTGAACCCCATGGTGGTGGGCAACCTCCTTGACCTGACCTTCGACGGTCAGAGCGCCATCACCGGACGCGCCGAAGACGCCCCCGAGCCGCGCAGTTACGCCCTGACCAGCCCCCGCCCCGGCTTTCTGGCCCTGACGCCCTGGGTGACCACGGGAACGCCGGAGCACCTGCGCCGCGCCGGCAGGGAGCGGGCCGCCGGGAGTGGCCACCCCCTGGAAAACGAGTACCGCACCGACGTGATCTGGGCGGACTTGACCCTCCCGGCCACAGTTCTTACCCTGCCCGCCCGCACCGCCCACGAGGAGGCGCTGAGCGCCATTCTTGGCGGCCAGGCCCCCCGAAACCCCAGCCGGGTTGCCCCTGGGCTGCTGGCTGGTCTGGGCATCCTGGCCTACCTGAGCTGGCGCGGCCTGCGCAAACGTTGA
- a CDS encoding 5-oxoprolinase subunit B family protein, with amino-acid sequence MTGNAVTGDTGASDAGTSGTVAGDVAGFAPLGDSALMVSTPLARELLLSCQAAPLSGVLEAVPALNVVTLLFSPLETTATELQDAVQARLAALSPLPVGEGRALHLPVRFGGPDLGWCADFTGQSVDRFVDELCSLPLTVAFLGYTPGFAFLTGLPAHLQMPRLRAPRERVPAGSVALGGPWAGVYPTETPGGWRIVGSTDIKLFDLARADPVWWHPGDGVRFSRD; translated from the coding sequence ATGACAGGGAACGCGGTGACTGGTGACACAGGGGCCAGCGACGCAGGAACGAGCGGTACAGTGGCCGGTGACGTTGCCGGCTTTGCGCCCCTGGGCGACAGCGCTTTGATGGTCAGCACCCCCCTGGCGCGGGAACTGCTGCTGTCGTGCCAGGCTGCCCCACTCAGCGGCGTGCTGGAAGCCGTGCCCGCCCTGAACGTGGTGACCCTGCTGTTCAGCCCCCTGGAGACGACCGCAACGGAATTGCAAGACGCTGTGCAGGCGAGACTGGCGGCCCTCTCTCCCCTGCCCGTGGGTGAGGGGCGGGCCCTGCACCTGCCCGTCCGCTTTGGCGGCCCGGACCTGGGGTGGTGTGCGGACTTCACCGGGCAATCCGTGGACAGGTTCGTCGATGAGCTGTGCAGCTTGCCGCTCACGGTGGCGTTCCTGGGGTACACGCCAGGCTTCGCGTTCCTGACCGGCCTGCCCGCGCACCTGCAGATGCCGCGCCTGAGGGCCCCGCGCGAGCGCGTTCCTGCCGGCAGCGTCGCCCTGGGCGGCCCGTGGGCCGGCGTGTACCCCACCGAAACCCCGGGCGGCTGGCGCATCGTCGGCTCCACGGACATCAAACTCTTCGATCTGGCGCGAGCTGACCCGGTGTGGTGGCACCCTGGCGACGGCGTGAGATTCAGCCGTGACTGA